The following are from one region of the Lacinutrix sp. Bg11-31 genome:
- a CDS encoding TetR/AcrR family transcriptional regulator: MDKKQRIILTMLELVVEQGVHATPMSQVAKEAGVAVGTIYHYFKNKEQIIEEIYSMICQDFGVVLMANVPENDVKKQFETMWLNLYNYFVGNPLAFKFIEFVGVPPIITSEIRTKNISHFLHIRDFFLASILSKDLTDVNLRLIMQMSFGNVISATRLKFKGELEMNKKQIADALKMSWDCIKNPEKH; this comes from the coding sequence ATGGATAAAAAACAAAGAATTATTCTTACAATGCTAGAACTAGTGGTGGAACAAGGTGTGCATGCAACTCCTATGTCTCAAGTCGCTAAAGAAGCTGGTGTTGCAGTTGGAACTATTTATCACTATTTTAAAAATAAAGAACAGATTATAGAGGAAATATATTCTATGATTTGCCAAGATTTTGGTGTTGTATTGATGGCTAACGTACCTGAAAATGACGTTAAGAAACAATTTGAAACCATGTGGCTCAATCTATATAACTATTTCGTAGGCAACCCATTAGCGTTTAAATTTATAGAATTTGTTGGTGTACCTCCAATTATTACATCAGAAATAAGAACAAAAAACATCTCTCATTTTCTGCATATAAGAGATTTCTTTTTAGCTAGTATTTTAAGTAAAGACCTTACAGATGTTAACCTAAGATTAATTATGCAAATGAGTTTTGGTAACGTAATTTCTGCAACAAGATTAAAATTTAAAGGAGAGTTAGAAATGAATAAGAAACAAATAGCTGATGCTCTTAAAATGTCTTGGGATTGTATTAAGAATCCAGAAAAACACTAA
- a CDS encoding pseudouridine synthase produces MSKQGGQRQGKSAPNGGKKAYKNNSGKDNTGINNSNSKGKKAAQPKKGAISDEIRLNKYIANSGVCSRRDADVHIATGLVSVNGKVVVEMGYKVKLDDEVRYDGARINPEKKAYVLLNKPKGFATTTSEHKGRTVMDLVANATPSRIKPIGRLGRNSTGLLLFTNDAKVVSRFTSSNKGVERLFHLELDSNLKLDDLKKIREGLRIEGKLITVEEIDYVNDKKNEIGIKIKNTGNTVLHTIFDYFKHELVRIDCVQIAHLTKKDIPRGNWKILTEQEVQMLMMM; encoded by the coding sequence ATGAGTAAACAAGGAGGACAAAGACAAGGAAAATCTGCTCCAAATGGAGGAAAGAAAGCTTACAAGAATAATTCAGGAAAAGATAATACTGGAATAAACAACTCGAACTCTAAAGGAAAAAAAGCAGCACAACCTAAAAAAGGAGCTATTTCAGACGAAATTCGTTTAAATAAATATATCGCTAATTCTGGTGTTTGCTCACGTCGTGATGCAGATGTGCATATTGCAACTGGTTTAGTAAGTGTTAACGGGAAAGTAGTCGTGGAAATGGGCTATAAAGTGAAGTTGGATGACGAAGTGCGTTACGATGGTGCAAGAATTAATCCAGAGAAAAAGGCTTACGTTTTATTAAATAAGCCAAAAGGTTTCGCAACAACAACAAGTGAGCATAAAGGTAGAACGGTTATGGATTTGGTAGCAAACGCTACACCATCTCGTATAAAGCCAATAGGACGTTTAGGAAGGAATTCTACTGGCTTATTATTATTTACAAACGATGCTAAAGTTGTATCGCGTTTTACGAGTTCTAACAAAGGTGTAGAACGTTTATTTCATTTAGAATTAGATAGTAATTTAAAGCTAGACGATTTAAAGAAAATTCGCGAAGGACTTCGTATTGAAGGTAAGTTAATTACTGTAGAAGAAATTGACTATGTAAACGATAAGAAAAACGAAATAGGTATAAAAATTAAGAATACAGGTAATACTGTATTACATACCATATTCGATTATTTTAAACACGAATTAGTAAGAATAGATTGCGTGCAAATAGCACACTTAACTAAAAAAGATATTCCAAGAGGTAACTGGAAAATATTAACAGAACAAGAAGTACAAATGTTAATGATGATGTAG
- a CDS encoding arginine decarboxylase, which translates to MNTKYIDLINQTFDFPQDEFKLEKNQLQFHDIDLMKLVEEYGGPLKFTYLPQISNNIQRAKQWFANAIEKHGYKGNYNYCYCTKSSHFKHVLNEALKNDIHIETSSAFDIDIVENLKAEGKITNDTFIISNGFKRAQYITNIARLINSGQKNCIPIIDNYEEIDLLSEQVKGKFNIGIRIASEEEPKFEFYTSRLGIGYKNIVPFYKNQIQDNKKVNLKMLHFFINTGIRDNAYYWNELQKCLKVYTSLKKICPSLDSLNIGGGFPIKNSLVFDFDYEYLVDEIVNQIKTTCEEEGVDVPNIFTEFGSFTVGESGGAIYEILYQKQQNDREKWNMINSSFITTLPDTWAINKRFIMLPLNRWESSYERVLLGGLTCDSDDYYNSEQHMNAIYLPKYNKEKPLYIGFFNTGAYQETIGGFGGLQHCLIPSPKHILIDKDADGNITTKLFSEQQKSEDLLKILGYAK; encoded by the coding sequence ATGAATACAAAATACATTGATTTAATCAATCAAACTTTCGATTTCCCTCAAGATGAATTCAAACTAGAAAAAAACCAATTACAATTTCATGATATTGATCTTATGAAATTAGTAGAAGAATATGGTGGGCCTTTAAAATTCACTTATTTACCACAAATATCTAACAACATCCAACGTGCAAAACAATGGTTTGCAAACGCAATAGAAAAGCATGGTTATAAAGGAAATTATAACTATTGTTATTGTACTAAGAGTTCACATTTTAAACATGTTTTAAACGAAGCTTTAAAAAACGATATTCATATAGAAACATCATCTGCTTTCGATATCGATATTGTAGAAAACCTTAAAGCCGAAGGAAAGATAACAAACGACACTTTTATAATTAGTAATGGTTTTAAACGTGCGCAATACATTACAAATATTGCAAGATTAATAAACAGCGGACAAAAAAACTGTATTCCAATTATAGACAATTACGAGGAGATAGATTTATTGTCTGAACAAGTAAAAGGTAAATTTAATATTGGTATTCGTATCGCATCAGAAGAAGAGCCGAAATTCGAATTTTACACGTCACGCTTAGGTATTGGTTACAAGAATATTGTTCCTTTTTATAAAAACCAAATTCAGGATAATAAAAAGGTAAACCTTAAAATGTTACACTTCTTTATTAACACAGGAATTCGCGATAACGCCTATTACTGGAACGAATTACAAAAATGTTTAAAAGTTTATACAAGCTTAAAGAAAATTTGTCCAAGTTTAGACAGCTTAAATATTGGAGGCGGATTTCCTATTAAAAATTCATTAGTATTCGATTTCGATTATGAGTATTTAGTAGACGAAATAGTAAATCAAATAAAAACAACATGTGAAGAAGAAGGTGTAGATGTGCCAAATATTTTTACTGAGTTTGGAAGCTTTACAGTAGGAGAAAGTGGAGGAGCTATTTACGAGATACTTTACCAAAAGCAACAAAACGATCGTGAGAAATGGAACATGATAAATTCTTCTTTCATCACAACATTACCAGATACTTGGGCAATTAACAAACGTTTTATAATGTTACCGCTTAACAGATGGGAATCTAGTTACGAGCGTGTTTTACTTGGTGGTTTAACTTGCGATAGCGACGATTATTACAATAGTGAACAGCATATGAATGCTATTTATTTACCAAAATACAACAAAGAAAAACCATTATATATTGGCTTTTTTAATACAGGTGCATACCAAGAAACTATAGGAGGTTTTGGAGGTTTGCAACACTGCTTAATACCGTCGCCAAAACACATTTTAATAGATAAAGATGCAGACGGAAATATAACAACAAAACTATTTAGTGAACAACAAAAAAGTGAAGACTTACTTAAAATTTTAGGTTATGCAAAGTAA
- a CDS encoding glycerophosphodiester phosphodiesterase family protein: MSRPLKFGHRGAKGYVAENTVESILKAIELGVDGIEIDVHKCKSGELVVFHDFTVDRITNGTGEISSFTLKELKGLMVLDHYQIPTLIEVLDAIDRKCILNIELKGKGTASKTVGLIENYIEKHNWNYNDFIVSSFKNEEIGAVFSINKKIPLGVLIESNFDKAIVFAKSINAVAIHPDYTMLTKENVEEAQAEGFNINTWTVNTPQAIKRMKSYNVNAIISDFPDRL; encoded by the coding sequence ATGTCAAGACCTTTAAAATTTGGACATAGAGGAGCAAAAGGATATGTTGCAGAAAACACTGTCGAATCTATTTTAAAAGCAATTGAACTAGGAGTAGATGGTATAGAAATAGATGTGCATAAATGTAAATCTGGAGAGCTAGTTGTTTTTCACGATTTTACTGTAGATAGAATAACTAATGGAACAGGAGAGATTTCTAGTTTTACACTCAAAGAATTAAAAGGTCTAATGGTTTTAGATCATTATCAAATACCAACTTTAATCGAAGTGTTAGATGCAATAGATAGAAAATGTATTCTTAATATTGAATTAAAAGGAAAAGGTACAGCTTCAAAAACTGTTGGTTTAATTGAAAACTATATAGAAAAGCACAATTGGAATTATAACGATTTTATTGTGTCAAGTTTTAAAAATGAAGAAATAGGAGCAGTTTTTAGTATCAACAAAAAAATACCATTAGGAGTTCTCATAGAATCTAATTTTGACAAAGCAATAGTTTTTGCAAAAAGTATTAATGCTGTTGCAATACATCCAGACTATACTATGCTAACTAAAGAAAATGTAGAAGAAGCACAAGCTGAAGGTTTTAATATTAATACTTGGACTGTTAACACACCTCAAGCAATTAAAAGAATGAAATCTTATAACGTAAATGCAATAATTAGTGATTTCCCAGATAGATTATGA
- the speB gene encoding agmatinase yields MQSKTYAGISEEFSKLETAKIVLIPVPYDGTSTWQKGADKGPEAFLNASENMELYDIETETEVYKKGIYLADAVTESASPEAMVEAVHKATKSYIKKNKFVTIFGGEHSISIGTIRAFNEMYTNLTVLQLDAHADLRKEYEGSKCNHACAVYEASQTTNLIQVGIRSMDVIETTVMDKEKTYFAHEMAIDDTWVDSSIDQMTENVFITIDLDVFDPSIMPSTGTPEPGGLLWYETLEYLKQVFAEKNVVGFDIVELCPNKEEKSSDFLAAKLYYKMLSYKFKSEDAENDFDNEFKTLKEKNNSAKYNEDDEY; encoded by the coding sequence ATGCAAAGTAAAACTTATGCAGGTATTTCGGAAGAGTTTTCGAAACTTGAAACAGCAAAAATCGTGTTAATTCCTGTGCCTTACGATGGTACTAGTACTTGGCAAAAAGGAGCAGATAAAGGTCCTGAAGCATTTTTAAATGCATCAGAAAACATGGAGCTTTACGATATTGAAACAGAGACAGAAGTTTATAAAAAAGGTATTTATCTTGCCGATGCAGTAACAGAAAGTGCTTCACCAGAAGCAATGGTAGAAGCTGTGCATAAAGCAACAAAAAGCTACATAAAAAAGAACAAATTTGTTACTATTTTTGGAGGAGAACATTCAATTTCTATAGGTACTATTCGTGCTTTTAACGAAATGTACACAAACCTTACTGTATTACAATTAGATGCACATGCAGATTTGCGTAAGGAATACGAAGGTTCAAAATGTAATCATGCTTGTGCTGTTTACGAAGCTAGCCAGACTACAAACTTAATACAAGTTGGTATTCGTTCTATGGACGTTATTGAAACTACGGTTATGGACAAGGAGAAAACTTATTTTGCTCATGAAATGGCAATTGATGATACTTGGGTGGACTCTTCAATAGACCAGATGACAGAAAATGTTTTTATTACAATAGATTTAGATGTTTTCGATCCTTCAATTATGCCAAGTACTGGAACTCCAGAACCAGGCGGATTATTATGGTACGAAACACTAGAATATTTAAAACAAGTTTTTGCTGAAAAAAATGTAGTAGGTTTTGATATTGTAGAATTATGTCCTAATAAAGAGGAGAAATCCTCAGATTTTTTAGCAGCTAAATTGTATTACAAAATGTTGAGTTACAAATTTAAAAGTGAAGATGCTGAAAACGATTTTGATAATGAATTTAAGACTTTAAAAGAAAAAAATAACAGTGCAAAATACAACGAAGACGATGAGTACTAA
- a CDS encoding NAD(P)/FAD-dependent oxidoreductase, whose translation MIEKDVIIVGGGASGFFAAINIAEQNPGIKVTILERGKEVLTKVKVSGGGRCNVTHAEFIPQDLVTNYPRGEKELLGPFHTFMTGDTIAWFEERGVELKIEEDGRMFPVSNSSQTIIDCFLNEAKKHNVEVLRNEPVVSLVHQENSWIVNTKTDSLVCKKLIIATGSNPKIWKVLENLGHTVTSPVPSLFTFNIKDDRIKDIPGVVAKNVNVKVVDSNLESDGPLLITHWGMSAPSILKLSAFGALELAKRAYKFTIEVNFINTDYNIAILQLNDIKKELNKKKIINYTQFDLPKRLWHQLVLASQIDLETRWADCTKVQIENLAKQLTTAIFNVDGKSTFKEEFVTAGGVNLKEVNFKTFESKLHEDLYFVGEVLNIDAVTGGFNFQNAWTGAYIVSQNIFKK comes from the coding sequence ATGATTGAAAAAGACGTAATAATAGTAGGAGGAGGAGCCTCAGGTTTTTTTGCAGCAATTAATATAGCAGAGCAAAATCCAGGCATAAAGGTCACGATTTTAGAACGTGGAAAAGAGGTGTTAACAAAGGTGAAAGTTTCTGGAGGAGGACGTTGTAATGTAACACATGCAGAGTTTATTCCGCAAGATTTAGTTACCAATTATCCAAGAGGAGAAAAAGAGTTGTTAGGACCTTTTCATACGTTTATGACAGGTGATACAATCGCTTGGTTCGAAGAACGAGGAGTAGAACTTAAGATAGAAGAAGATGGACGCATGTTCCCTGTCTCTAACAGCTCTCAAACCATTATAGATTGTTTTCTAAATGAAGCAAAAAAGCATAATGTTGAGGTGTTAAGGAACGAACCTGTAGTAAGTTTAGTGCATCAAGAAAATAGTTGGATAGTTAATACCAAAACAGATAGTCTTGTCTGTAAAAAACTAATTATCGCAACAGGAAGTAATCCTAAAATATGGAAGGTGTTAGAAAATTTAGGACATACAGTAACTTCTCCTGTTCCTTCACTTTTTACTTTTAATATTAAAGACGATCGTATTAAAGATATTCCAGGAGTTGTAGCAAAAAATGTTAATGTTAAAGTGGTCGATTCAAATTTAGAATCCGATGGTCCACTGCTTATCACACATTGGGGAATGAGTGCGCCTTCTATTTTAAAACTCTCTGCCTTTGGTGCTTTAGAATTAGCAAAAAGAGCGTATAAATTTACTATTGAAGTCAATTTTATTAATACAGATTATAATATTGCAATATTACAATTAAATGATATAAAGAAAGAGCTAAACAAAAAGAAAATTATAAATTATACACAGTTCGATTTGCCAAAACGTTTATGGCATCAATTAGTATTGGCATCGCAAATAGATTTAGAAACACGTTGGGCAGATTGTACAAAAGTTCAAATTGAGAATTTAGCAAAACAGCTTACTACTGCAATTTTTAATGTAGATGGTAAAAGTACATTTAAAGAAGAGTTTGTTACTGCAGGTGGTGTAAATTTAAAAGAAGTGAATTTTAAAACATTTGAAAGTAAATTACATGAAGACCTATACTTTGTTGGAGAGGTTTTAAATATTGATGCTGTTACAGGTGGATTTAATTTTCAAAACGCTTGGACTGGAGCATATATTGTATCACAAAATATTTTTAAAAAATGA
- a CDS encoding carbon-nitrogen hydrolase family protein, which produces MENTLKIAMAQISPVLLNKIETLKKVEYSIIEAGKKDCELIVFGEALVPGYPFWVALTGGAEWDTKVNKKLHAEYVRNSIQIEEGELDSICKLAKQHNIAVYLGIMERAKNRGGHSIYASLVYINALGEIKSVHRKLQPTYDERLTWSPGDGNGLQVHSLKQFTVGGLNCWENWMPLPRTALYGLGENLHIAVWPGSDHNTKDITRFIARESRSFVVSVSSLMTKEMFPKNTPHLDLILKDCPDVLANGGSCIAGPDGEWIIEPVLHKEGLIIQEIDFNRVYEERQNFDPVGHYSRPDVTKLTVNRERQSTVEYKD; this is translated from the coding sequence ATGGAAAACACTCTTAAAATAGCAATGGCACAAATTTCTCCTGTGCTTTTAAATAAAATAGAAACACTTAAAAAAGTAGAATATTCTATTATAGAAGCTGGTAAAAAAGACTGCGAACTTATTGTTTTTGGAGAAGCCTTAGTGCCAGGTTATCCGTTTTGGGTGGCTTTAACTGGTGGAGCAGAATGGGATACTAAAGTAAATAAGAAATTGCATGCAGAGTATGTGCGAAACTCTATTCAAATTGAAGAAGGAGAACTAGACTCTATTTGCAAATTAGCTAAGCAACATAATATTGCAGTCTATTTAGGTATAATGGAACGCGCAAAAAACAGAGGAGGCCATTCAATTTATGCCTCACTTGTTTATATTAATGCGTTAGGTGAAATAAAATCTGTACATAGAAAACTTCAACCAACTTATGACGAAAGACTAACGTGGTCTCCAGGAGATGGAAACGGATTACAAGTGCACAGTTTAAAACAATTTACAGTTGGCGGACTTAATTGTTGGGAAAATTGGATGCCATTACCAAGAACAGCATTATACGGTTTGGGTGAAAACCTACACATTGCAGTTTGGCCAGGAAGCGACCATAATACAAAAGATATAACACGCTTTATAGCAAGAGAATCGCGCTCTTTTGTGGTTTCAGTTTCTAGTTTAATGACTAAAGAAATGTTCCCGAAAAACACGCCTCATCTTGATTTAATACTAAAAGATTGTCCAGATGTTTTAGCAAATGGAGGCAGTTGCATTGCAGGACCAGATGGCGAATGGATTATTGAACCTGTTCTGCATAAAGAAGGATTAATAATACAAGAAATAGATTTTAATCGAGTATACGAAGAGCGTCAAAATTTCGATCCAGTTGGTCATTATTCGCGTCCAGATGTTACGAAACTTACCGTAAATAGAGAAAGACAATCTACAGTGGAATACAAGGATTAA
- a CDS encoding diphosphomevalonate/mevalonate 3,5-bisphosphate decarboxylase family protein, translated as MSINKFILTDLLNKAINGETSWSSPSNIALVKYWGKKENQIPENQSISFTLESCKTITKLTYSKKETESDNYSFQVFLDKIHKPDFEPKIRTFFERIESYLPFLKEYHFKIETGNTFPHSSGIASSASGMSALALCLMSIEKELNPEITEADFIQKASFLARLGSGSACRSLEGDLVVWGEHKNIEGSSDLFGVKYPYKVHDNFKNYQDTILLVDKGEKQVSSTVGHDLMHGHPFAKERFKQAEENITKIKTILESGDLDAFIALIESEALTLHAMMMTSMPYFILMKPNTLEIINKIWSFRKETGLHISFTLDAGANVHILYPEKETNAILEFIKTELVAYCQNGHYICDRIGFGAKQL; from the coding sequence ATGTCTATAAATAAGTTTATTCTTACAGATTTATTAAATAAAGCGATAAATGGTGAAACTTCTTGGTCTTCACCAAGTAACATCGCTTTAGTTAAATATTGGGGAAAGAAAGAAAATCAAATACCCGAAAACCAATCTATTAGTTTTACATTAGAGAGTTGTAAAACAATAACGAAGTTAACTTACTCTAAAAAAGAAACAGAAAGTGATAATTATTCTTTTCAAGTTTTTTTAGATAAAATACATAAACCAGATTTCGAACCAAAAATCAGAACTTTTTTTGAAAGAATTGAAAGCTACTTGCCTTTTTTAAAAGAATACCATTTTAAAATTGAAACAGGAAATACTTTTCCTCACAGTTCTGGAATAGCTTCTTCTGCATCAGGAATGAGTGCTTTGGCATTATGCTTAATGAGTATTGAAAAAGAGTTAAATCCAGAAATAACTGAGGCAGACTTTATTCAAAAAGCATCATTTTTAGCAAGATTAGGCTCTGGAAGTGCATGTAGAAGTCTAGAAGGCGATTTGGTTGTTTGGGGAGAACACAAAAATATTGAAGGCAGTAGCGATTTATTTGGTGTAAAATACCCTTACAAAGTTCACGATAATTTTAAAAATTATCAAGACACTATTTTATTAGTAGATAAAGGTGAAAAACAAGTAAGCAGTACAGTTGGACATGACTTAATGCATGGTCATCCTTTTGCTAAAGAGCGTTTTAAGCAAGCTGAAGAAAACATAACAAAAATTAAAACAATCCTAGAATCTGGAGATTTAGATGCGTTTATTGCACTTATTGAAAGTGAAGCACTAACGCTTCATGCCATGATGATGACGAGCATGCCTTATTTTATTTTAATGAAACCCAACACACTTGAAATAATTAACAAAATTTGGAGTTTTAGAAAAGAAACAGGGTTACATATTAGCTTTACCTTAGATGCAGGCGCAAATGTTCATATTTTGTATCCTGAAAAAGAAACCAATGCTATTCTTGAATTCATTAAGACAGAGTTAGTTGCATATTGTCAAAACGGTCATTATATTTGCGATAGAATTGGTTTTGGTGCAAAACAATTGTAA
- a CDS encoding mevalonate kinase, whose translation MKGPLFYSKILLFGEYGIIKDSKGLSIPYNFYNGALKTDENPNEAAMKSNESLIKFASYLKNISKDLVVFEIEKLTADVETGMYFDSSIPQGYGVGSSGALVAAIYDKYALNKITVLENLTREKLLQLKAVFAEMESFFHGKSSGLDPLNSYLSLPILINSQDNIEATGIPTQSTSGKGAVFLLDSGITGETAPMVSIFMENMKQEGFRNMLKTQFIKHTDACVEDFLKGDIKSLFSNTKQLSKVVLNNFKPMIPAQFHELWKKGIETNDYYLKLCGSGGGGYILGFTQDINKAEQSLKDYKLEVVYNF comes from the coding sequence ATGAAAGGTCCACTTTTCTATTCAAAAATCCTACTTTTCGGAGAATATGGAATCATTAAAGATTCTAAAGGATTATCAATACCATATAACTTCTATAATGGTGCTTTAAAGACAGATGAAAATCCTAACGAAGCAGCCATGAAGTCTAACGAAAGTTTAATAAAATTCGCTTCATATTTAAAAAATATAAGTAAAGATTTAGTTGTTTTTGAAATCGAGAAACTTACTGCAGATGTAGAAACTGGCATGTATTTTGATTCATCAATACCTCAAGGTTATGGTGTTGGAAGTAGTGGAGCATTAGTAGCTGCTATTTACGATAAGTATGCTCTTAATAAAATTACAGTTCTAGAAAACCTTACAAGAGAAAAGTTGCTTCAACTTAAAGCTGTTTTTGCTGAAATGGAGTCTTTCTTCCATGGAAAATCTTCAGGTTTAGATCCCTTAAATAGTTACTTGAGCTTACCAATACTTATCAATTCTCAAGATAATATTGAAGCTACAGGAATACCAACTCAAAGTACATCTGGAAAAGGTGCAGTATTTTTATTAGATAGTGGTATTACCGGTGAAACAGCACCAATGGTTAGTATTTTTATGGAAAACATGAAGCAAGAAGGTTTCCGTAATATGCTAAAAACACAGTTTATAAAACATACAGACGCTTGTGTTGAGGATTTTTTAAAAGGAGATATAAAGTCTCTTTTTAGTAATACCAAACAATTGTCTAAAGTGGTGCTTAATAATTTTAAACCAATGATACCTGCTCAGTTTCATGAGCTTTGGAAAAAAGGAATTGAAACTAACGATTATTACCTTAAACTTTGCGGTTCTGGAGGAGGAGGTTATATTTTAGGTTTTACCCAAGATATTAATAAAGCAGAACAATCACTTAAAGATTATAAGTTAGAAGTGGTGTATAATTTCTAG
- a CDS encoding DUF1697 domain-containing protein, giving the protein MKTYIALIRGINVGGHKKVPMAILRDVLSKAGFNEVKTYIQSGNVVFQASEKKNKDIEKIIQQTIESHFGFNVPILVKTKEELQLIFDSCVFSEEKKKKSYFILLDQIPDVKLVKEAHTIALENEEFSIVNNCIYFYSSTGYGRTKFNMNSFEKKLIINATSRNYNTINKLLELA; this is encoded by the coding sequence ATGAAAACATACATTGCTTTAATTAGAGGAATTAATGTTGGTGGACATAAAAAAGTGCCAATGGCAATTTTACGCGATGTATTAAGTAAAGCAGGTTTTAATGAAGTAAAAACATATATACAAAGTGGAAATGTGGTTTTTCAGGCTTCAGAAAAGAAAAACAAGGATATAGAAAAAATAATTCAACAAACTATCGAGTCTCATTTTGGATTTAACGTGCCAATTTTAGTAAAAACAAAAGAAGAGCTTCAGTTAATTTTTGATTCTTGTGTTTTTTCAGAAGAAAAAAAGAAAAAAAGTTATTTCATTTTATTAGATCAAATACCAGATGTTAAGCTGGTAAAAGAAGCACATACGATTGCTTTAGAAAATGAAGAATTCTCAATTGTAAATAACTGTATTTACTTTTATTCTTCAACAGGTTATGGTCGCACAAAATTTAACATGAATAGCTTCGAGAAAAAGTTGATAATTAATGCAACATCAAGAAACTATAATACAATCAATAAATTATTGGAGCTTGCTTAG
- a CDS encoding geranylgeranylglycerol-phosphate geranylgeranyltransferase produces the protein MFTRKQKHILIKFFSLFSVVRGYNILIIVLAQYLTSVYIFAHDKPVKKVLLDVNLLMLVLASAAVVAAGYIINNFYDSEKDLINRPNKSMLDKLVSQNTKLSFYFVLNFSAIVMASYVSFNPVLFFSAYIFAIWFYSHKLKKRPIIGNIVSALLTIAPFFATFIYYKNFDTVIFVHASFLFLIIAIRELAKDLENMKGDLALNYRTIPVVYGEKTSKKMITLLIVLTLIPLYLLITRFEIGYMTYYFYGAVILLVIFLSLLWKSTTKSHYIILHNILKVIIVAGVFSILLIDVDLVLKRIL, from the coding sequence ATGTTTACGAGAAAGCAGAAACACATTCTAATCAAGTTCTTTAGTCTGTTTTCCGTTGTTCGTGGTTATAACATTCTTATTATTGTACTTGCTCAATATCTAACTTCTGTTTACATATTTGCTCATGATAAGCCAGTAAAAAAAGTATTGTTAGATGTTAATTTACTAATGCTTGTATTGGCATCAGCAGCAGTAGTAGCAGCAGGTTATATAATCAATAATTTTTACGATTCTGAAAAAGATTTAATTAACAGGCCTAACAAATCGATGTTAGATAAACTGGTAAGCCAAAACACAAAATTATCATTTTACTTCGTATTAAACTTCTCAGCAATTGTAATGGCAAGTTACGTGTCGTTTAATCCTGTATTATTCTTTTCGGCTTATATATTTGCCATTTGGTTTTACTCGCATAAACTAAAAAAGAGGCCTATAATTGGTAATATTGTGTCTGCTCTTTTAACAATAGCACCATTTTTTGCAACTTTTATCTACTATAAAAATTTCGATACAGTCATTTTTGTACATGCTTCGTTTTTGTTCTTAATTATTGCTATTAGAGAGCTTGCAAAAGATTTAGAAAACATGAAAGGTGATTTAGCATTAAATTATAGGACCATTCCTGTGGTTTATGGAGAAAAAACATCAAAAAAAATGATTACTCTTTTAATCGTTTTAACGCTCATTCCATTGTATTTGCTAATAACTAGATTCGAAATTGGTTACATGACGTATTATTTTTATGGAGCAGTAATCCTGCTTGTGATTTTTCTTTCTTTATTATGGAAATCAACTACGAAATCACATTACATAATACTTCATAATATTCTTAAAGTTATTATTGTCGCAGGTGTATTTAGTATATTGTTAATTGATGTAGACTTAGTTCTTAAACGTATTTTATAA